From the Shewanella amazonensis SB2B genome, one window contains:
- a CDS encoding DUF4339 domain-containing protein: MKEWYLSHQGEISGPFGLTEANLFIAAHPDSYAWEPSFAQWVPVSHIDEFELKLTPPPPPKAVPETLIERVFAKEQGLKQSLEPIAASLTSLQQSLSTLGADIKGSKTVTQSLNQEVNQTLRTINEQYEALQKKLAGFAVRQG; the protein is encoded by the coding sequence ATGAAGGAATGGTATTTATCCCACCAGGGTGAAATCAGCGGCCCCTTCGGACTGACTGAAGCCAATCTGTTTATCGCTGCCCATCCAGACAGTTACGCCTGGGAGCCATCGTTTGCCCAGTGGGTACCGGTAAGCCACATCGACGAGTTTGAGCTTAAGCTAACGCCACCGCCGCCCCCCAAAGCGGTGCCTGAGACCCTGATTGAGCGCGTATTTGCCAAAGAGCAGGGACTGAAGCAGTCGCTGGAGCCCATCGCTGCCAGCCTGACGTCACTGCAGCAAAGCCTGTCCACACTCGGTGCCGATATCAAGGGCAGCAAAACGGTTACTCAGAGCCTGAATCAAGAGGTCAATCAGACACTGCGCACCATCAATGAGCAGTATGAGGCGTTGCAGAAAAAGCTGGCTGGTTTTGCCGTAAGACAAGGCTAA
- a CDS encoding carboxymuconolactone decarboxylase family protein: protein MADNTGIAHKIFGDFAPKLAYLTDDILFGPVWGGEELSQRDRSLITVAALITQHRPEQLRFHLTKALENGLSHAELIEVITQLAFYAGWPSAMTALDVAREVFAPAKSAQ from the coding sequence ATGGCTGATAACACGGGTATTGCGCACAAGATATTTGGGGATTTTGCCCCAAAGCTTGCCTATCTCACCGATGACATTCTGTTTGGCCCCGTGTGGGGCGGGGAAGAGCTCTCGCAACGTGACCGAAGCTTAATAACAGTGGCGGCGCTCATCACCCAGCACAGGCCGGAACAGTTGAGATTTCATCTCACCAAGGCACTGGAAAATGGCCTGTCCCACGCAGAGCTCATAGAGGTCATCACCCAACTGGCCTTTTATGCCGGTTGGCCCAGTGCCATGACGGCCCTTGACGTCGCCCGGGAAGTGTTCGCACCGGCCAAAAGCGCGCAGTAA
- a CDS encoding alpha/beta hydrolase: MKTSITTLVLGTLLGTTGAFLPMDAQAQTTGLQLPPSSSANNFYRSNRLQMQKVTFKNQFRMNVTGNLYLPKDIKSGERRPAIIVGHPMGAVKEQSATLYAQKLAEQGFITLAIDLSFWGESEGSPRNAVLPDMYAEDFSAAVDFLGTSQFADRDRIGVLGICGSGGFAISAAKIDPRLKAIATVSMYDMGGFSRHLYGKSQSMAQRKQVLADAAAQRYVEFSGGETKYTGGTPHEIDDNSHPIAREFYDFYRTPRGQFTPEGASAELTTHPTLSSNVKFMNFYPLNDIESISPRPLLFISGENAHSIEFSQEAYALAAEPKELYLVKDAGHVDLYDRTALIPFAKLTEFFSTKL, from the coding sequence TTGAAAACATCCATCACCACACTGGTACTGGGCACCTTACTTGGTACTACAGGCGCATTCCTGCCAATGGATGCGCAGGCACAAACTACCGGGCTGCAACTGCCACCATCAAGCAGCGCCAATAATTTTTATCGGAGCAATCGTCTGCAAATGCAAAAAGTCACCTTTAAAAATCAGTTCCGTATGAATGTCACCGGCAACCTCTACCTGCCAAAAGACATCAAATCAGGAGAGCGCAGACCGGCCATCATCGTTGGCCACCCCATGGGTGCAGTAAAAGAGCAAAGCGCCACGCTTTATGCCCAGAAACTGGCCGAGCAAGGCTTTATCACACTCGCTATCGACCTGTCGTTTTGGGGCGAAAGCGAAGGCAGTCCACGCAATGCGGTACTGCCCGATATGTATGCCGAAGATTTCAGTGCCGCCGTTGATTTCCTCGGTACCAGCCAGTTTGCCGATCGGGATCGGATCGGCGTGCTCGGGATCTGTGGCAGTGGCGGTTTCGCCATCAGCGCCGCCAAAATCGACCCTCGCCTGAAAGCCATTGCCACCGTCAGCATGTACGACATGGGAGGCTTTAGTCGCCATCTCTACGGCAAGTCCCAGTCGATGGCGCAACGCAAGCAGGTGCTCGCGGATGCGGCAGCGCAGCGCTATGTGGAATTCAGCGGCGGAGAAACCAAATACACAGGCGGTACTCCCCACGAAATTGACGACAACTCTCATCCCATTGCCAGGGAGTTCTATGACTTTTATCGCACACCCCGAGGCCAATTTACGCCGGAGGGTGCCAGTGCTGAGCTGACCACCCACCCCACACTGAGCAGCAACGTCAAGTTTATGAATTTCTATCCGCTCAATGACATAGAAAGCATCTCACCGCGCCCTCTGCTGTTTATCAGCGGTGAGAATGCCCACTCGATTGAATTCAGTCAGGAAGCCTACGCCCTGGCCGCTGAGCCCAAAGAGCTGTATCTGGTCAAGGATGCCGGACACGTAGACCTATACGACCGCACGGCCTTGATCCCCTTTGCCAAACTCACCGAGTTTTTCAGCACCAAGCTGTAG
- a CDS encoding NAD(P)-dependent alcohol dehydrogenase — MKTIGYAAQSALSPLAPYEYTCRELREDDVAIEILYSGVCHSDLHTVKNDWGWTVYPTVPGHEIVGRVVDIGASVTQFRIGDNVAVGCMVDSCQTCSHCHSGEEQFCEQGFTQTYNSAERHSGEITKGGYARHIVVRQEFVLQIPPSLDLARAAPLLCAGITTYSPLRTWQVGPGSRVAVIGMGGLGHMAIKLAVAMGAHVTVISRTADKRADAMQLGANEFLISSETESMQQAANRFELILDTIPVKHDVTPYMPLLKVDGTLTLVGQVGPMAEVNTVPMIMGRRRIAASLIGGIAETQEMLDFCARMNILPEVEMITMEQINDAFERLEKSDVHYRFVIDMQASRF, encoded by the coding sequence ATGAAAACCATTGGATACGCAGCCCAATCTGCATTAAGCCCCTTAGCACCATACGAATACACATGCCGTGAGCTAAGGGAGGATGACGTTGCCATTGAAATACTCTACAGCGGCGTGTGCCACAGCGATTTACACACAGTGAAAAACGACTGGGGGTGGACAGTTTATCCCACGGTACCCGGGCACGAGATTGTTGGCCGTGTCGTCGACATTGGCGCCAGCGTCACTCAGTTCAGGATTGGTGACAATGTCGCCGTAGGCTGCATGGTCGACAGCTGTCAGACCTGTTCTCACTGCCACAGTGGTGAAGAGCAATTCTGCGAGCAGGGATTTACCCAAACCTATAACAGCGCCGAAAGGCACAGCGGGGAAATCACCAAAGGGGGTTACGCCAGACACATAGTCGTGCGGCAGGAGTTTGTACTCCAGATCCCGCCATCTCTGGATCTTGCCAGGGCTGCCCCACTGCTGTGTGCCGGTATTACCACCTACTCGCCTCTGAGAACCTGGCAGGTCGGCCCGGGCAGCCGTGTGGCGGTAATTGGCATGGGCGGTCTCGGTCATATGGCAATTAAACTGGCCGTCGCAATGGGTGCACATGTCACCGTCATCAGCCGCACTGCTGACAAACGCGCGGATGCCATGCAACTGGGCGCCAATGAGTTTCTCATTTCAAGTGAGACAGAGAGTATGCAGCAGGCAGCAAACCGCTTTGAGCTCATCCTGGATACCATTCCGGTAAAACACGACGTGACGCCTTACATGCCCTTGCTCAAGGTCGATGGCACCCTGACCCTGGTGGGCCAGGTGGGCCCGATGGCAGAAGTGAATACCGTGCCCATGATCATGGGACGCAGGCGCATTGCCGCCTCCCTGATTGGCGGAATCGCCGAAACACAGGAGATGCTGGACTTTTGTGCCCGGATGAACATCTTGCCCGAGGTTGAAATGATCACCATGGAGCAGATAAACGACGCATTCGAGCGGCTTGAAAAGTCAGACGTACACTACCGTTTTGTCATCGATATGCAGGCGTCCAGGTTCTGA
- a CDS encoding cyclophilin-like fold protein has protein sequence MNIRLLVNGTVIHTSLDDSAAARDFFALLPLSLTLTDYAGTEKIAYLDTQLSTAGLPAGTAANTGDICYYAPWGNLAFFYRDFGYARGLIKLGRLPGDCAWLTDAKDIELVIEKEALN, from the coding sequence ATGAATATTCGATTGCTGGTTAATGGCACTGTTATCCATACCAGCCTTGATGACTCTGCGGCCGCGAGGGATTTTTTCGCCTTGTTGCCGCTGAGTCTCACACTCACAGATTATGCAGGCACAGAGAAAATCGCTTATCTGGATACCCAGTTGTCGACAGCGGGGTTACCCGCAGGCACTGCGGCCAATACAGGTGATATCTGCTACTACGCCCCCTGGGGAAACCTGGCCTTCTTTTATCGGGATTTTGGCTACGCCAGGGGATTAATAAAACTTGGCAGGCTACCGGGCGACTGCGCCTGGTTAACCGATGCCAAAGACATCGAATTAGTCATAGAAAAAGAGGCTCTGAACTGA
- a CDS encoding (R)-mandelonitrile lyase, producing MRPSGLIVFITLPLLFLAHSPEAAEQHGTGMQIRVESADSREPIQGLDAFFTGKVKVEALFSAQGEARSSGANVTFEAGSRTHWHTHPIGQTLIVTSGTGWVQQEGSARIQIQTGSLVSIPANVVHWHGATSYTSMSHIAIQEVQNGSAVTWLEAVTDAQYLNAALPGSR from the coding sequence ATGAGACCCTCTGGCCTGATTGTGTTCATCACTCTTCCCCTGCTATTCCTTGCCCATAGCCCGGAGGCGGCGGAGCAGCACGGGACCGGCATGCAAATCCGGGTGGAATCGGCCGACAGTCGGGAGCCGATTCAGGGCCTGGATGCGTTTTTTACCGGCAAGGTAAAGGTAGAAGCGCTGTTCAGTGCCCAGGGGGAAGCCCGAAGCTCGGGCGCCAATGTGACCTTTGAGGCGGGGAGTCGCACCCATTGGCATACGCACCCGATTGGGCAAACCTTGATAGTGACCTCAGGAACAGGCTGGGTGCAGCAAGAAGGGAGTGCGCGTATACAGATTCAAACGGGCTCTCTGGTGTCGATTCCGGCCAATGTGGTCCACTGGCATGGGGCGACTTCATACACCAGCATGAGCCATATCGCCATTCAGGAAGTGCAAAACGGCAGTGCAGTGACCTGGCTTGAGGCGGTGACGGATGCACAGTACCTGAATGCGGCCTTACCCGGTTCCCGTTGA
- a CDS encoding AraC family transcriptional regulator translates to MLKKEPVDSLCVALASAVAHHTEGEEWASTAIEGLEFYRQPAPTSCAICVVEPSIALVVQGAKSMTLGEQSYRYDTRRFLITSLDLPAKMQVLEASEEQPYLGIVLKLDLAMMSELILQAPPHPHKDPTSEYAMVLGNTTPSLLDAVQRLVALLDEPESIAVLAPLIKQEIFWRVLISEQGSRLRQIASVGSQGLRIAKSIEWLKSHYDQHLSVDGLADLARMSKSTFHHHFRALTSMSPLQYQKRLRLLEARRLMLGENMDASAAAYRVGYESPSQFSREYARLFGNPPKRDVTAHWQ, encoded by the coding sequence ATGCTTAAAAAAGAACCTGTCGACAGTCTCTGTGTTGCACTGGCCAGCGCGGTGGCCCATCACACTGAAGGAGAGGAATGGGCCTCCACGGCTATTGAAGGGCTGGAGTTTTATCGTCAACCCGCACCGACGTCCTGCGCTATATGCGTTGTGGAGCCGAGCATCGCCTTGGTGGTACAGGGGGCGAAAAGCATGACATTAGGCGAACAGAGTTACCGATATGATACCCGCCGCTTTCTCATCACCTCTTTGGATTTACCGGCCAAAATGCAGGTTCTGGAAGCCAGTGAGGAACAACCTTATCTGGGCATTGTCCTCAAGCTGGATTTGGCCATGATGAGCGAACTGATTCTGCAGGCACCACCGCATCCACATAAAGACCCCACCTCAGAATACGCCATGGTGCTTGGCAATACCACACCTTCACTGCTGGATGCCGTTCAACGTCTGGTGGCATTACTCGATGAACCCGAATCCATTGCGGTACTCGCGCCCCTTATCAAACAGGAAATTTTTTGGCGGGTTCTTATCAGCGAACAGGGAAGTCGATTGCGGCAGATAGCATCGGTGGGCAGCCAGGGGCTGCGGATTGCCAAGTCCATCGAATGGCTGAAATCACATTATGATCAGCACCTGAGTGTGGATGGGCTGGCCGACTTGGCCCGCATGAGCAAATCGACGTTCCATCATCACTTTCGTGCGCTCACCTCCATGAGTCCGCTGCAGTATCAAAAACGCCTGAGACTGCTGGAAGCCCGCAGATTAATGCTCGGCGAAAACATGGATGCCTCTGCTGCGGCCTACCGGGTCGGCTACGAGAGCCCATCACAGTTTTCGCGGGAATACGCACGCCTCTTTGGCAATCCGCCAAAACGTGACGTCACAGCCCACTGGCAATAG
- a CDS encoding protein-disulfide reductase DsbD family protein: MKIITFWFHILVGCILLACLPAMASDGPDQKIAASLLLESNTPASGTQTSLAVRMSPEAGWHGYWLNPGDAGFPLQLQWQLPEGVTVGELQYPAPESLLISGMMNYIYHGDYALLAPLQIADDIAAGTAIDVAVELRYLVCSPTLCLPEQQRLETHFIVGDKGAPKTQQAAFNVWRQAIPKPVAASADFTVRDGLFVLSLPLPETASVTDNLHFYPEVNGALSNTAPQSFVQKGDRLFMQTQAGEGDVSDFHGVLTLDKGLAIRVKATGQAGGALMFPTEAGLPAAQEGSLLSLSVVAVLGAVLGGLLLNLMPCVFPILSLKVLSLTHMGDERLARRGAVAYTLGAVLVCVMLGALILVLRQFGLQVGWAFQLQRPEIIVALILLMMAIGLNLAGLFEMGTLSSGSRLQQQQGPAGDFWTGVLAAFVATPCTGPFMATALGAALVLPAYVGLMVFAGLGLGMALPFLLVGFVPALRQRMPKPGAWMVTAKRIFAVPMLLTALGLVWVLMQQTDRQYVFVALLLAMLLGLALWLMGLLQHGGRERPWWPALLAVIIVAGTLLSVSPGAETQISKAGAETNRPLTFNEKDLSALIMEQDVFVYFSADWCLTCKVNETTAIERQDTQAAFERAGMAVMLGDWTNGDPQITEFLAKHQRSGVPLYLWYKKGNLQPEVLPQILTSSLLIERAGG; the protein is encoded by the coding sequence ATGAAAATCATCACCTTTTGGTTTCACATCCTCGTGGGTTGCATCCTGTTGGCATGTTTGCCTGCAATGGCAAGCGACGGCCCGGACCAAAAGATAGCGGCATCGCTGCTGCTGGAATCAAACACTCCGGCGTCCGGGACCCAGACCTCCCTGGCTGTCCGTATGTCGCCCGAAGCGGGATGGCACGGTTATTGGCTCAACCCCGGTGACGCCGGTTTCCCGCTGCAGCTGCAATGGCAACTGCCGGAGGGGGTCACAGTGGGAGAACTGCAATATCCTGCCCCCGAGTCCCTGTTGATAAGCGGCATGATGAATTACATCTATCACGGTGACTATGCCTTGCTGGCACCACTGCAGATTGCCGATGACATCGCCGCGGGTACCGCCATTGATGTTGCGGTGGAACTGCGCTATCTGGTGTGCAGTCCCACGCTGTGTTTACCCGAGCAGCAGCGGCTCGAAACCCACTTTATTGTTGGCGACAAGGGCGCGCCCAAGACACAGCAGGCCGCCTTTAATGTCTGGCGTCAAGCTATCCCAAAACCCGTGGCGGCCAGCGCTGATTTCACTGTCCGCGATGGGCTATTTGTGTTGTCGCTGCCCCTGCCCGAAACCGCTTCCGTGACTGATAATCTGCACTTTTACCCTGAGGTCAATGGCGCGCTGTCCAATACGGCGCCGCAATCCTTTGTGCAAAAGGGTGACCGCCTCTTTATGCAGACCCAGGCCGGTGAGGGGGATGTCAGTGACTTTCATGGGGTGCTGACACTGGATAAAGGCCTGGCTATCCGGGTCAAGGCGACCGGGCAGGCGGGCGGTGCATTGATGTTCCCAACCGAAGCCGGTTTACCGGCTGCGCAAGAGGGCTCGCTGCTGTCCCTGTCTGTGGTGGCCGTGTTGGGAGCCGTGCTCGGAGGATTACTGCTGAATCTGATGCCCTGCGTCTTTCCCATTCTCAGCTTAAAAGTGCTGAGTCTGACTCACATGGGGGACGAGCGACTTGCCCGGCGCGGCGCTGTGGCATACACACTCGGCGCCGTCTTGGTGTGCGTAATGCTGGGAGCCCTTATTCTGGTGCTGCGGCAGTTCGGTTTACAGGTGGGCTGGGCCTTTCAATTGCAGCGGCCTGAAATCATAGTGGCGCTTATTCTACTGATGATGGCCATAGGGCTGAATCTGGCCGGTTTGTTTGAAATGGGCACCCTGAGTTCGGGCAGTCGCCTGCAGCAGCAACAAGGACCGGCGGGGGATTTTTGGACCGGTGTGCTGGCTGCCTTTGTGGCCACCCCCTGTACCGGGCCTTTTATGGCCACAGCTCTGGGGGCGGCGCTGGTGCTGCCGGCTTACGTTGGGCTCATGGTGTTTGCCGGTTTGGGTCTGGGCATGGCTTTGCCCTTTTTGCTGGTGGGCTTTGTACCGGCACTGCGTCAGCGAATGCCTAAGCCCGGTGCCTGGATGGTGACAGCGAAACGCATTTTTGCTGTGCCCATGTTGCTTACGGCCCTTGGACTGGTGTGGGTGCTGATGCAGCAGACTGACCGCCAATATGTGTTTGTTGCCTTGCTGCTGGCAATGCTGCTGGGTCTTGCTCTCTGGCTGATGGGATTGCTCCAGCATGGGGGCCGAGAGAGGCCCTGGTGGCCAGCGCTGCTGGCGGTCATTATTGTCGCCGGCACCCTGCTCAGCGTATCGCCGGGGGCAGAGACTCAGATATCGAAGGCAGGTGCCGAGACAAACAGGCCACTGACATTTAACGAGAAGGACTTGTCGGCGCTGATCATGGAGCAGGATGTGTTTGTGTATTTCAGTGCCGATTGGTGCCTGACCTGTAAAGTGAATGAAACAACGGCCATTGAGCGGCAGGACACCCAGGCGGCCTTCGAGCGTGCAGGGATGGCCGTGATGCTGGGCGACTGGACCAATGGCGACCCGCAGATTACCGAGTTTCTTGCAAAACATCAGCGTTCTGGTGTGCCTTTATATCTTTGGTATAAAAAGGGAAATCTACAGCCAGAGGTGTTGCCGCAAATACTGACATCCTCACTGCTGATTGAAAGGGCGGGTGGTTGA
- a CDS encoding TlpA family protein disulfide reductase produces the protein MTQIPPKLSRLLIMSLSTLLLSSAFVGPSVASDDFAAEGERRAKVAGNELIGAPAPELTVTTLAGDSLNLGEIYGKKPVYIKFWATWCVPCRQQMPGFEDIYQQYGDELQVIAVNTGISDDNNSVTAFVKKAGLTMPMTIDDGSLARAFNLRVTPQHFLIDTSGHIAYVGHQDDEAFHQALKEVVAGAAAKPELSESQTNAVAKKAQVIERGDELSSLTLTALDKTDYPLPSTATPGKATGLVFFAPWCEWYLAESEPATAKACQQVREMVEQHAANSKAQWLHVSGNLWSSEADLAEYQTNYAPRLPIVFDEQGSLFGQFGVSQLPTVVYIDEHGKVTEKVSPKAPDFSERLNALLTGDVAE, from the coding sequence ATGACACAAATACCCCCCAAGCTATCCAGGTTGCTGATTATGAGTCTTTCAACGTTGTTGCTGTCCTCGGCCTTTGTCGGGCCTTCGGTGGCGTCGGATGATTTTGCCGCAGAAGGGGAAAGAAGAGCCAAAGTCGCTGGCAATGAACTCATTGGTGCACCCGCGCCTGAGCTGACCGTGACCACTCTGGCGGGTGATAGCCTGAATCTTGGCGAGATCTATGGCAAAAAACCGGTGTACATCAAGTTCTGGGCAACCTGGTGCGTGCCTTGCCGCCAGCAAATGCCCGGGTTTGAAGATATTTATCAGCAGTATGGTGATGAGTTGCAGGTGATTGCCGTTAATACCGGCATCAGCGATGACAACAATTCAGTCACTGCCTTTGTAAAAAAGGCGGGGCTGACGATGCCGATGACCATAGATGATGGCTCACTGGCGCGGGCGTTTAACCTGCGGGTGACGCCGCAGCACTTTTTGATTGATACCAGCGGCCATATTGCCTACGTGGGGCATCAGGATGACGAGGCATTTCATCAGGCACTCAAAGAGGTGGTTGCCGGTGCGGCAGCCAAGCCTGAGCTGAGTGAGTCACAGACAAATGCCGTGGCCAAAAAAGCGCAGGTGATTGAGCGGGGTGATGAGCTGAGTTCGCTGACATTAACGGCCCTCGATAAGACTGATTATCCGCTGCCCTCGACTGCTACGCCGGGTAAGGCAACAGGACTGGTGTTCTTCGCCCCTTGGTGTGAGTGGTATCTGGCGGAGTCTGAGCCTGCTACTGCCAAAGCCTGTCAGCAGGTGCGTGAAATGGTTGAGCAGCACGCCGCCAACAGCAAAGCCCAGTGGCTGCATGTATCCGGTAACCTCTGGTCATCCGAGGCCGATCTGGCCGAATACCAAACCAACTACGCACCGCGTTTGCCGATTGTGTTCGATGAACAAGGCAGTCTGTTTGGACAATTCGGGGTTAGCCAGCTGCCAACCGTCGTCTATATCGATGAGCACGGCAAGGTCACGGAGAAGGTGAGTCCCAAGGCGCCTGACTTCAGCGAACGCCTCAACGCGTTACTTACCGGGGATGTCGCTGAATAA
- a CDS encoding AraC family transcriptional regulator, translating into MSTLPHLGFQVYQPCAPLLPYVRCYWQITRIAAPETRSTEFMHPEGGTGIIFNFGAPMHFDGWQHRAQCLVTGPTKQSTRLELSGRVDALGIRFWPGAGRAFLKTPLSEMLGQTLTPADLSLALLSDELAERLAVLPTAPERIALLETRLLHYLTAHGSQTQTTEPSMKYALNWIAEQKGQGEIRNLLTEIDISQRQLERLFQQNLGMSPKNYSILQRTGFARELLKSDTDSPLTDIGYQAGFYDQAHFIREFKQVIGITPGQFRSKALLRR; encoded by the coding sequence ATGTCAACATTGCCGCATCTTGGTTTTCAGGTTTATCAGCCCTGCGCCCCGCTGCTGCCCTATGTTCGCTGCTACTGGCAAATCACCCGCATTGCCGCCCCTGAGACAAGGTCGACCGAATTCATGCACCCCGAAGGAGGCACCGGCATCATCTTCAATTTCGGTGCGCCAATGCACTTCGATGGCTGGCAACACAGGGCCCAGTGTCTGGTGACAGGCCCCACCAAACAAAGCACCAGGCTGGAGCTTTCAGGCCGGGTCGATGCGCTCGGCATTCGTTTTTGGCCCGGCGCCGGACGGGCGTTTTTAAAGACGCCCCTGTCGGAAATGCTCGGTCAAACCCTGACACCGGCCGACCTGTCGCTCGCACTCTTAAGCGATGAGCTGGCCGAACGTCTGGCCGTGCTGCCCACCGCGCCTGAGCGCATTGCGCTGCTTGAAACCCGGCTGCTGCACTACCTCACCGCCCATGGCTCACAAACACAGACGACCGAACCCAGCATGAAATATGCGCTCAACTGGATAGCCGAGCAAAAAGGTCAGGGAGAAATACGTAACCTGCTCACCGAGATAGACATCAGCCAACGCCAGCTTGAGCGTTTATTCCAGCAAAACCTGGGGATGTCGCCAAAAAACTACAGCATATTGCAGCGCACCGGCTTCGCCCGGGAACTGCTTAAAAGCGACACCGACAGCCCTCTCACCGACATCGGCTATCAGGCCGGATTCTACGACCAGGCCCATTTCATCCGTGAGTTCAAGCAAGTGATTGGCATCACCCCGGGGCAATTCCGAAGCAAGGCGTTGCTTAGGCGCTGA